The DNA window GCTCGTGAGTTCCCAGGCGGGACGAGTCTTGCGGCGCGCCCGTGGTAACATTCCGTTCCCGGCCCTCGTCGGGCCGTCCCGGCCAATTGCGGAGAGGTGCTGGAGTGGCCGAACAGGGCTGCCTGCTAAGCAGTTGCTCCCGCTAAAACGGGTGCCGGGGGTTCGAATCCCCCCCTCTCCGCCAGCCTTCCTTCGCGCGCCGGCTCATCGACTCACGGCGCTCCAGGTCACAGAGCGCACCTTCCCTTCGAGATCGCGGGCGGTGATGCCGTCGCGATTCAGGCGGTCCTGCAGCTCCTTCGAGAAGGTGTAGCCGGCGGCGGCCAGGTAGTCCACGTCCTTGTGGACGCGGACGCCCGTCAGCCCGGCCGCCTGCGCGAGGTCGAAGTAGGCGCGGCGTTCCATAGCCCCGGCGACACAGCCGACGTAGGCGAGCACGTCGGTGGCGATCGCCGCCGGGAGGGGGCCGTCCAGGAGGATGTCGGAGATGACCAGCCTGCCGCCGGGGCGCAGCACGCGGACGATCTCGCGGAAGACGACCGACTTGTCCGGCACCAGGTTGATGACGCAGTTGCTGGTCGCGGCATCGACGGACCTGTCCTCGAGGGGCAGCGACTCGAGCCGGCCCAGGCGGAACTCGACGTTCGTGAAGCACCCTTCGACGGCGTTGGCGCGCGCCTTCTCGATCATCTCCGGCGTCATGTCCACACCGATCACGCGGCCGGTGTCGGCGACGTGGCGCGCGGCCAGGAAGGCGTCGAAGCCGGCGCCCGATCCGAGATCGAGCACGGTCTCGCCCGGCATCAGATCCAGGAAATCCAGGGGAGCCCCGCAGCCCAGGCCCAGGTTGGCCCCTTCGGGCACCGCCTCGAGGTCGCTGTCGCGGTAGCCGATGGCGGCCGACGCCGGGTCTCCACAGGACGGGGCTGTCGACGGTCCGCAGCAGCCGGACTCCTGTCCCGTGGCGATGCGTCCATAGCGCTCGCGCACCGTGTTGACGATGCGCGCGGGATCGGCGGGAAGGGTGTCCTTGATCGACATGACCCATTCTACCGCGCGTGACCCTGCGCGGCATCTCATCTATAATGAACGCCCCATGTCCGAGCGGATCTGGTCCCTCAACGATCTGGCGCGCTTCCTGCGTTTCGAAGACCCGGAGGTCCGCTACTGGGCCGCCGATCGCCTGGCACGGCACTACACCCAGGAGGCGACCGACCTCCTGGCCCCCTACCTGTTCGACGACCACGACCTGACGCCCGAGCTGGTGGCGTCGCATCTGGGACGGCA is part of the Candidatus Dormiibacterota bacterium genome and encodes:
- the arsM gene encoding arsenite methyltransferase; translated protein: MSIKDTLPADPARIVNTVRERYGRIATGQESGCCGPSTAPSCGDPASAAIGYRDSDLEAVPEGANLGLGCGAPLDFLDLMPGETVLDLGSGAGFDAFLAARHVADTGRVIGVDMTPEMIEKARANAVEGCFTNVEFRLGRLESLPLEDRSVDAATSNCVINLVPDKSVVFREIVRVLRPGGRLVISDILLDGPLPAAIATDVLAYVGCVAGAMERRAYFDLAQAAGLTGVRVHKDVDYLAAAGYTFSKELQDRLNRDGITARDLEGKVRSVTWSAVSR